One genomic segment of Camelus ferus isolate YT-003-E chromosome 19, BCGSAC_Cfer_1.0, whole genome shotgun sequence includes these proteins:
- the NCOA6 gene encoding nuclear receptor coactivator 6 isoform X4, which produces MVLDDLPNLEDIYTSLCSSTVEDSEMDFDSGLEDDDSKSDSILEDSTIFVAFKGNIDDKDFKWKLDTILENVPNLLHMESSKLKVQKVEPWNSVRVTFNIPREAAERLRILAQSNNQQLRDLGILSVQIEGEGAINLALAQNRSQDVRMNGPMGTGNPVRMEAGFSMAGGPGLIRMSSPATVMISQGGNMSSSMMAPGPNSELQPRTPRPASQSDAMDPLLSGLHLQQQSHPSGSLAPPHHPMQPVPVNRQINPANFPQLQQQQQQQLQARPPQQHPQQQPQGIRPQFTAPTQVPVPPGWNQLPSGALQPPPAQGSLGTMTANQGWKKAPLPGPMQQQLQARPSLATVQTPSHPPPPYPFGSQQASQAHTNFPQMSNPGQFTAPQMKSLQGGPSRVPTPLQQPHLTNKSPASSPSSFQQGSPASSPTVNQTQQQMGPRPPQNNPLPQGFQQPVSSPGRNPMVQQGNVPPNFMVMQQQPPNQGPQSLHPGLGAGQANPNFMQGQVPSTTATTPGNSGAPQLQANQNVQHAGGQGAGPPQNQMQVSHGPPNMMQPSLMGIHGNMNSQQAGSSGVPQVNLGNMQGQPQQGPPSQLMSMHQQIVPSQGQMVQQQGTLNPQNPMILSRAQLMPQGQMMVNPQSQNLGPSPQRMTPPKQMLPQQGPQMMAPHNQMMGPQGQVLLQQNPMIEQIMTNQMQGNKQQFNTQNQSSVMPGPAQIMRGPTPNMQGNMVQFTGQMSGQMLPQQGPVNNSPSQVMGIQGQVLRPPGPSPHMAQQHGDPATTANNDVSLSQMMPDVSMQQTNMVPPHVQAMQGNSASGNHFSGHGMPFSAPFSGAPNGNQMSCGQNPGFPVNKDVTLTSPLLVNLLQSDISAGHFGVNNKQNNTNANKPKKKKPPRKKKNSQQDLNTPDTRPAGLEEADQQPLPGEQGINLDNSGPKLPEFSNRPPGYPSQPVEQRPLQQMPPQLMQHVAPPPQPPQQQPQPQLPPPPPQQPQPPSQPQSQQQQQQQQQQMMMMLMMQQDPKSVRLPVSQSVHPPRGPLNPDSQRMPMQQSGSVPVMVSLQGPASVPPSPDKQRMPMPVNTPLGSNSRKMVYPENPQNPSSSPLGEMSSLPEASGSEVPSVSGGPNNMPSHLVVSQNQLMMTGPKPGPSPLSAAQGATPQQPPVNSLPSSHGHHFPNVAAPTQTSRPKTPNRASPRPYYPQTPNNRPPSTEPSEISLSPERLNASIAGLFPPQINIPLPPRPNLNRGFDQQGLNPTTLKAIGQAPSNLTMNNSSNFAAPQTHKLDSVVVNSGKQSNSGATKRASPSNSRRSSPGSSRKTTPSPGRQNSKAPKLTLASQTNAALLQNVELPRNVLVNPTPLANPPVPGNFPNNSGLNPQNSTMPVAAVGGVLEDNKESLNVPQDSDCQNSQGRKEQVNVELKAVPAQEVKIVVPEDQSKKDGQPSDPNKLPSVEENKNLVSPAMREAPTSLSQLLDNSGAPNVTIKPPGLTDLEVTPPVVSGEDLKKASVIPTLQDPSSSKEPSNSLNLPHSNEPCSTLVHPEMSEVSSSVAPSIPQVMSRPVSSSSISTPLPPNQITVFVTSNPITTSANTSAALPTHLQSALMSTVVTMPNVGSKVMVSEGQSAAQSNARPQFITPVFINSSSIIQVMKGSQPSTIPAAPLTTNSGLMPPSVAVVGPLHIPQSIKFSSAPVLPNAPSSSPAPNIQTGRPLVLNSRATPVQLPSPPCTTSPVVPPHLPVQQVKELNSDETSPQVSTSADQSTLPSSQSTTVVSPLLTNSPGSSVNRRSPVSSSKGKGKVDKIGQILLTKACKKVTGTLEKGEEQYGADGETEGPGLETAAPGLVGTEQLSTELDSKTPTPPAPTLLKMTSSPVGPGSASAGPSLPGSTLPTNVRSIVTTLVPSELISAAPTTKNNHVGIASEPLAGGLVEEKVGSHPELLPSIAPSQSLVPKEAPATALQGSVARPELEANAAIVSGQSSEPKEVIEKSKTPSRRNSRTEEPTVASENVENGHRKRSSRPASASSSTKDITSVVQSKRRKSK; this is translated from the exons gattAATAAGGATGAGCAGCCCTGCCACTGTTATGATATCCCAAGGTGGAAACATGTCATCTTCCATGATGGCACCAGGCCCCAATTCAGAACTGCAGCCCAGGACTCCTCGCCCTGCTTCTCAGTCAG ATGCAATGGATCCACTCCTCTCTGGGCTACATTTACAGCAGCAGAGTCATCCCTCAGGATCTTTAGCTCCCCCGCACCACCCAATGCAGCCCGTCCCTGtgaacagacagataaacccaGCTAATTTTCCCCAGctgcagcaacagcagcagcagcagttgcAGGCAAGACCCCCACAGCAACATCCGCAGCAACAGCCACAGGGAATTCGACCCCAGTTTACTGCCCCAACTCAGGTGCCTGTTCCTCCAGGCTGGAACCAGCTGCCTTCTGGAGCCCTtcagcctcctccagcccagggTTCTCTGGGCACAATGACTGCAAATCAAGGGTGGAAGAAGGCTCCCTTGCCTGGCCCAATGCAACAGCAACTCCAGGCAAGACCATCCTTAGCCACGGTACAGacaccttcccaccctccccctccatatCCCTTTGGCAGCCAGCAAGCCTCACAAGCCCATACAAACTTTCCTCAGATGAGCAATCCAGGCCAGTTCACAGCTCCTCAGATGAAGAGCTTGCAGGGAGGGCCCTCCAGGGTCCCAACCCCCCTGCAGCAGCCCCACCTCACCAACAAGTCTCCTgcttcctcaccctcctccttccAGCAGGGATCCCCTGCATCCTCCCCAACGGTTAACCAAACTCAGCAGCAGATGGGACCAAGGCCACCTCAAAATAACCCACTTCCCCAGGGATTTCAGCAGCCCGTCAGCTCTCCGGGTCGGAATCCTATGGTTCAACAGGGAAACGTGCCACCTAACTTCATGGTGATGCAGCAGCAGCCACCAAATCAGGGGCCACAGAGTTTACATCCAGGCCTAGGAG CAGGACAGGCCAATCCGAACTTTATGCAAGGTCAGGTGCCTTCGACCACAGCAACTACCCCTGGGAATTCAGGAGCCCCTCAGCTGCAAGCAAATCAAAATGTCCAGCATGCAg gtggtcAAGGAGCTGGTCCTCCTCAAAACCAGATGCAGGTGTCCCACGGGCCACCAAATATGATGCAGCCCAGCCTCATGGGAATTCATGGCAACATGAACAGCCAACAGGCTGGTAGTTCTGGGGTTCCTCAGGTGAACCTGGGCAACATGCAAGGCCAGCCCCAGCAGGGCCCACCATCTCAGCTGATGAGCATGCACCAGCAGATCGTGCCCTCCCAAGGCCAGATGGTCCAGCAACAAGGAACCTTGAACCCTCAGAACCCTATGATCCTTTCAAGGGCCCAGCTTATGCCGCAGGGTCAGATGATGGTGAATCCTCAGAGCCAAAATCTTGGGCCCTCACCCCAGAGGATGACCCCACCCAAGCAGATGCTTCCCCAGCAGGGCCCACAAATGATGGCGCCACATAACCAGATGATGGGGCCTCAGGGGCAAGTTTTGCTCCAACAGAACCCGATGATAGAGCAGATCATGACCAATCAGATGCAGGGGAATAAGCAACAATTTAACACTCAGAACCAATCCAGTGTCATGCCGGGACCAGCACAGATAATGAGGGGACCAACTCCAAATATGCAAGGAAACATGGTGCAGTTTACGGGACAGATGTCAGGACAGATGCTGCCCCAGCAAGGGCCCGTGAACAACAGTCCATCTCAGGTTATGGGGATTCAGGGGCAGGTCTTGCGGCCACCAGGGCCCAGCCCACACATGGCCCAGCAGCATGGCGATCCTGCTACTACAGCAAATAATGATGTCAGCTTGTCTCAGATGATGCCTGATGTTAGCATGCAACAAACCAACATGGTCCCCCCGCATGTGCAGGCCATGCAGGGAAACAGTGCCTCGGGGAACCACTTCTCAGGCCATGGGATGCCTTTCAGTGCACCTTTCAGTGGAGCACCCAATGGAAATCAGATGTCCTGTGGTCAGAATCCAGGCTTCCCGGTCAATAAGGATGTCACGCTAACAAGCCCATTGTTGGTCAACTTATTGCAGAGTGATATCTCTGCAGGCCATTTTGGGGTaaacaataagcaaaataatacCAACGCAAATAAACCGAAGAAGAAGAAACCCCCTCGGAAGAAGAAAAATAGTCAGCAAGATCTAAA cacCCCAGATACTCGCCCAGCTGGTCTGGAAGAAGCTGATCAGCAGCCATTGCCTGGAGAACAAGGAATTAACTTGGACAACTCAGGCCCTAAACTGCCAGAATTTTCAAACCGACCACCAG GTTATCCTTCTCAGCCAGTTGAACAGAGGCCACTTCAGCAGATGCCTCCTCAGCTCATGCAGCATGTGGCACCCCCACCACAGCCACcacagcagcagccacagccacAACTGCCACCACCGCCGCCGCAGCAGCCACAACCTCCCAGTCAGCCACAGtctcagcagcagcaacagcagcagcagcaacaaatgATGATGATGCTCATGATGCAGCAGGACCCCAAATCAGTCAGGCTTCCCGTCTCCCAGAGTGTCCATCCCCCAAGGGGCCCCCTGAACCCAGACTCCCAGAGAATGCCCATGCAGCAGAGTGGCAGTGTGCCTGTCATGGTCAGTTTGCAAGGACCTGCCTCCGTGCCGCCATCACCTGATAAACAGAGAATGCCAATGCCTGTGAATACTCCTTTGGGAAGCAATTCAAGGAAAATGGTATACCCGGAGAACCCCCAGAATCCTTCCAGCTCGCCACTGGGAGAGATGTCCTCGCTCCCTGAAGCAAGTGGCAGTGAAGTACCATCTGTCTCGGGAGGCCCAAATAACATGCCTTCACATTTAGTAGTTTCCCAGAATCAGTTAATGATGACAGGGCCAAAACCTGGACCATCACCCCTTTCAGCAGCTCAAGGTGCAACTCCCCAGCAGCCCCCTGTAAATTCCCTGCCCAGCTCTCATGGCCACCACTTTCCAAATGTGGCTGCTCCAACCCAAACATCTAGGCCTAAAACACCAAACAGAGCCAGCCCCAGACCCTATTATCCTCAGACACCCAACAACCGCCCTCCCAGCACAGAACCTTCAGAAATCAGTCTGTCACCAGAAAGACTCAATGCCTCCATAGCAGGACTCTTCCCCCCACAGATTAATATTCCCTTACCTCCCAGGCCAAATTTAAACAGGGGCTTTGATCAACAGGGCCTAAATCCAACAACTTTGAAGGCCATTGGGCAAGCACCTTCAAATCTTACCATGAATAATTCTTCCAATTTTGCTGCCCCACAAACTCACAAATTAGATTCTGTGGTGGTGAATTCTGGAAAGCAGTCTAATTCTGGAGCAACAAAACGGGCAAGTCCAAGCAACAGTCGCAGGTCTAGTCCTGGGTCAAGTAGGAAAACCACCCCAAGTCCTGGGAGACAAAATTCAAAAGCCCCTAAACTTACTCTGGCCTCTCAAACAAACGCAGCCCTGTTGCAAAATGTGGAGTTGCCAAGAAATGTACTGGTCAATCCCACTCCTTTGGCCAATCCCCCTGTACCTGGGAACTTCCCTAACAACAGTGGGCTGAATCCTCAGAATTCTACCATGCCTGTGGCTGCAGTGGGAGGTGTTCTCGAGGATAACAAGGAGAGCTTGAACGTGCCTCAGGACAGCGATTGCCAGAATTCCCAGGGTAGGAAGGAGCAGGTAAATGTTGAGCTAAAAGCGGTCCCTGCCCAAGAAGTTAAAATAGTTGTCCCTGAAGATCAATCCAAAAAAGATGGGCAACCTTCGGATCCTAACAAGCTTCCCAGTGTCGAAGAGAACAAAAATTTGGTGTCTCCTGCTATGAGGGAAGCACCAACATCGTTAAGTCAACTTCTTGACAACTCTGGAGCTCCTAATGTGACCATTAAACCCCCTGGGCTTACAGATCTGGAAGTGACACCTCCAGTAGTTTCTGGGGAGGACCTGAAAAAAGCATCTGTCATTCCCACACTGCAGGATCCGTCTTCTTCTAAAGAACCCTCTAATTCCCTAAATTTACCTCACAGTAACGAGCCGTGTTCAACCCTTGTGCATCCAGAAATGAGTGAGGTCAGTTCCAGTGTTGCACCAAGCATCCCTCAAGTAATGTCAAGACCTGTCAGCTCTTCCTCCATTTCCACCCCTTTGCCCCCAAATCAGATAACTGTTTTTGTAACTTCCAATCCCATCACAACTTCAGCTAACACATCAGCAGCTCTGCCAACTCACTTGCAGTCTGCATTAATGTCAACAGTCGTCACAATGCCCAATGTGGGTAGCAAGGTTATGGTTTCTGAGGGACAGTCAGCTGCTCAGTCAAATGCCCGGCCTCAGTTCATTACACCTGTCTTTATCAATTCATCCTCAATAATTCAGGTTATGAAAGGATCACAGCCAAGCACAATTCCTGCAGCCCCACTGACAACCAACTCTGGCTTGATGCCTCCCTCTGTTGCAGTTGTTGGCCCTTTACACATACCTCAGagtataaaattttcttctgctcctGTACTGCCTAATGCCCCCTCTAGTAGTCCCGCTCCAAACATACAGACAGGTCGACCTTTGGTCCTTAACTCACGAGCCACCCCTGTtcagcttccttcccctccttgtaCAACTTCTCCAGTTGTCCCTCCTCATCTCCCTGTCCAGCAAGTGAAAGAATTGAATTCAGATGAGACTAGTCCTCAGGTGAGCACCTCAGCAGATCAGAGCACTCTGCCCTCTTCACAGTCAACCACGGTGGTTTCTCCCCTTTTGACCAATAGTCCAGGCTCTTCTGTCAACCGGCGAAGCCCAGTCTCATCTAGTAAGGGCAAAGGAAAAGTGGACAAAATCGGCCAGATTTTGCTGACCAAGGCATGTAAGAAAGTTACAGGCACTCTTGAGAAAGGGGAAGAGCAGTATGGTGCAGATGGAGAGACTGAAGGCCCAGGGCTAGAGACCGCAGCTCCAGGGCTTGTGGGAACAGAGCAGTTATCCACAGAGCTGGACAGTAAAACCCCAACACCCCCAGCACCCACTCTGCTAAAAATGACCTCTAGCCCTGTGGGCCCAGGCTCCGCTTCAGCAGGACCCAGCTTACCTGGCAGTACTCTCCCCACCAATGTACGCTCGATAGTAACCACTCTGGTACCCTCTGAGCTCATCTCCGCGGCGCCGACCACAAAAAACAATCATGTTGGCATAGCATCTGAGCCACTTGCGGGTGGCCTAGTGGAGGAGAAGGTGGGATCTCATCCAGAGCTTCTACCCAGCATAG CCCCTTCACAGAGTTTAGTCCCAAAGGAAGCTCCAGCCACAGCACTGCAGGGGTCTGTTGCCAGACCAG AACTCGAGGCAAATGCTGCCATAGTCTCTGGACAAAG CAGTGAGCCCAAAGAGGTAATTGAAAAGTCCAAAACTCCAAGCCGAAGAAACTCCCGAACTGAAGAGCCAACTGTGGCTTCTGAAAATGTGGAAAATGGGCATCGTAAGCGATCCTCTCGGCCTGCTTCAGCCTCCAGCTCTACTAAAG ACATAACCAGTGTGGTGCAATCCAAGCGAAGAAAATCCAAGTAA